One Streptomyces sp. NBC_01217 genomic region harbors:
- a CDS encoding class E sortase has translation MTALRPEHDAGQDSPYEQGAYEAAGAFEAAVDQLADPLNDPLPGQERARGRGLHRAPDQPPQEQRQARARTQAQEQAPHGAQRPEETPPEWYDPEGFERDWYGQQTPAPSPASAPVSASAPTPASTPASTPASTHRAQPVTRAFPLDDETVGLRTADTRRLVDQAVPVTMPEPMSAPGPGSVSDAESFAEPGAGPESVDPEPRTGGRAERRRAAKGRGRRRTGPQPESMASATEPAASASAAKPMSRVEARRAARAAKDSPAVVASRVVGELFISLGVLMLLFVTYQLWWTNVRADQYAGKETHKIQDDWAKGDRNPGAFEAGQGFAIIHIPKLDVVVPIAEGTSKEKVLDRGMIGHYSEGTLRTAMPSAKQGNFALAGHRNTHGEPFRYINRLAPGDLIVVETQDAYYTYEATKTLPQTSPSNVSVIGPVPPGSGFTGPGRYITLTTCTPEFTSTYRLIVWGKMVDERPRSKGKPDALVG, from the coding sequence GTGACCGCACTCCGCCCCGAACATGACGCCGGACAGGACAGCCCGTACGAGCAGGGAGCGTACGAGGCCGCAGGCGCGTTCGAGGCGGCGGTCGACCAGCTGGCGGATCCGCTGAACGACCCGCTGCCGGGGCAGGAGCGGGCACGGGGGCGGGGGCTGCACCGGGCGCCGGATCAGCCGCCGCAGGAACAGAGACAGGCGCGGGCCCGGACACAGGCGCAGGAACAGGCGCCACACGGGGCGCAGAGGCCCGAGGAGACCCCGCCGGAGTGGTACGACCCCGAGGGGTTCGAACGGGACTGGTACGGGCAGCAGACGCCCGCGCCGTCCCCCGCGTCGGCACCCGTGTCTGCGTCCGCGCCGACACCTGCGTCAACGCCTGCGTCAACGCCTGCGTCGACGCACCGGGCGCAGCCCGTCACCCGCGCCTTCCCGCTCGACGACGAGACGGTTGGTCTGCGGACGGCGGACACCCGGCGCCTGGTCGACCAGGCGGTTCCGGTGACGATGCCGGAGCCGATGTCGGCACCGGGACCGGGATCGGTGAGCGATGCGGAGAGTTTCGCGGAACCGGGCGCGGGGCCCGAGAGCGTTGATCCGGAACCGCGCACCGGAGGCCGCGCCGAGCGGCGGCGCGCTGCCAAGGGGCGCGGCCGTAGGCGTACCGGACCGCAGCCGGAGAGCATGGCGTCAGCCACGGAGCCGGCCGCATCGGCTTCGGCCGCGAAGCCGATGTCGCGCGTCGAGGCACGGCGTGCGGCGCGTGCGGCCAAGGACAGTCCGGCCGTTGTCGCCAGTCGGGTCGTCGGGGAGCTGTTCATCTCGCTCGGCGTGCTGATGCTGCTGTTCGTGACGTACCAGCTGTGGTGGACGAATGTGCGCGCCGACCAGTACGCCGGCAAGGAGACGCACAAGATCCAGGACGACTGGGCGAAGGGTGACCGCAACCCCGGTGCGTTCGAAGCGGGGCAGGGATTCGCCATCATCCACATCCCGAAACTGGATGTGGTCGTTCCGATCGCCGAGGGCACCAGCAAGGAGAAGGTCCTCGACAGAGGCATGATCGGTCACTACAGCGAGGGCACGCTGCGCACCGCGATGCCGTCGGCCAAGCAGGGCAATTTCGCGCTGGCCGGTCACCGCAATACGCACGGAGAACCGTTCCGCTACATCAACCGGCTGGCCCCCGGTGACCTGATCGTGGTCGAGACGCAGGACGCGTACTACACGTACGAGGCGACGAAGACTCTTCCGCAGACATCGCCGTCAAACGTCTCCGTGATTGGTCCGGTTCCGCCGGGTTCGGGGTTCACCGGGCCGGGCCGGTACATCACTTTGACGACCTGTACACCCGAATTCACGAGTACGTACCGTTTGATCGTCTGGGGCAAGATGGTCGACGAACGGCCGCGCAGCAAAGGGAAGCCCGACGCGCTCGTCGGCTG